In Archangium violaceum, the following are encoded in one genomic region:
- a CDS encoding prepilin-type cleavage/methylation domain-containing protein, which translates to MLAAIAIPNFIKFQARSKQGEAKSNLKAWFTTERAYLQEKDRYSENIKAIGYAPERGNRYYYEFKSGGECEVRAVSGVTGPAAGTDTTCITVDQGKHTTATDKPTPTKATFTYSGAGDDPSNPGISGDCPGCNVDAYAAGQIDNDKTGVDTWYISTKDAKAGSAPCGSDADETNAVAGTPYSTFNDVDCD; encoded by the coding sequence ATCCTCGCCGCCATCGCGATTCCCAACTTCATCAAGTTCCAGGCCCGCTCCAAGCAGGGTGAGGCCAAGTCCAACCTGAAGGCCTGGTTCACCACCGAGCGCGCCTACCTGCAGGAGAAGGACCGCTACTCGGAGAACATCAAGGCGATCGGTTACGCCCCCGAGCGCGGCAACCGCTACTACTATGAGTTCAAGAGCGGCGGCGAGTGCGAGGTTCGCGCTGTCTCCGGCGTGACCGGTCCCGCGGCCGGCACCGACACCACCTGCATCACGGTGGACCAGGGCAAGCACACCACCGCCACCGACAAGCCGACGCCCACGAAGGCCACCTTCACGTACTCTGGCGCCGGTGACGACCCGTCGAACCCCGGCATCTCCGGTGACTGCCCGGGCTGCAACGTGGACGCCTACGCCGCTGGTCAGATCGACAACGACAAGACCGGCGTGGACACCTGGTACATCTCGACCAAGGACGCCAAGGCTGGCTCCGCTCCCTGCGGCTCCGACGCCGACGAGACCAACGCCGTGGCCGGCACGCCGTACAGCACCTTCAACGACGTCGACTGCGACTGA